TAAACAAACTGTCCCCGGTGAGTAGAAGCAGATTAAAGATTTAAATTCAGCAAATATGTGTGCGCCTTGACCAGAGGTTTGGGGTTCGACCATTGGGAATGATTCCTTTTTTGTTGGGACCATTGCTCCCAAAATGGGCCCCGTAACGCGTGGTCCGGAGTTAGTTGGGCTCCAATGAAAGTACCGAACATTGGGTGggaaaccaaaaagaaaaatatatgtgtgtgtatgtgtatgtgtatcaATGTATATGATTAGATTCGAAGAGTATGgatttatagcctgtttggccaatcttatttttctcccaaaagtacttattttttcaataagtgcttattttaaaaaaagtgaggtgtttggccaagcttttgggagaaaaataagtacttttggggagtAGCAAAaacagtttttcagaagctaaaaaaatagcttttacccaaaagtacttttttgaaaagtacttttgagaaaaatacacatagaagcactttttaaaagcttgaccaaacactaattgctgctcaaaagcactttttaaatcaattgacaaaacacaaactgcttttgaaaagtacttttgaaaaaagtgctttttaaaataagttgtttttagaagcttggccaaacaggctattaatcTACAAGAACTGAGCAGTGTAATTGCTAAAAATGTtaccttttttaaaattattattactacttaTTATAAGTAGCAAAATAAGTCCTTTTCGAATAATTCAAGGATAAAATTGACTCGTTTCCCCTTATTTTGGAGCAACCTTTAATAGGAagagtatttttttaatttattgactAGTTGGAGGGTATTTGAGCTAGGTGACTAAAAGCGAGGACATATTTTATCAAAAACGTAACAGAGGATAAACTTTGTCCTATTTCGATTAGTCTTTTTTAGCCATAGCATGATTACCTGAAAAATTCGTAACATGTGAATTCACAAAAATCGAAATTTCCTCCTATATGGTAgcatttttcattaattttcaCTTTAATGGGACTGCAGTTTTCGAGTACAACAAAACACAAAACAACGTACTACGAGTGAGCCTTCCGGATTACCATTCGTGCAACGCTGGAAATCCCATCACTTCTTACTCTTCCGGCAACGACTCCATCAGCATCATAGGTCCGGGCCACTACTACTATATATGCGGTTTCCCGGGCCACTGCCAGGCCGGACAGAAGCTTGATGTTAGGGTCCTTAAAGTTTCTAAGCCCACTGACACCCCAAGTGGAAGCCCAAGCCCAATCCCAAGCCCAAGCTCAAGCTCAAGCCCAAGTCCAGGTCCTGAAGCAGCCTCATCTACTACTAGTGGGCATGTTATTGCACCTAGCCCAGCAACCAAGAGCAGTGCCTCCTCATTGTTCTTAAATAATGAGCTTGGCTTTTGCTTCACTTTGTTCATGATTGTTATAGGTGCAGGTTATTTACTTTAAGTGTATTGGCTTAATCTGACGTTGTAGTGTAAGGTTTATGGACTGGAGAAATTTGGGGATATACCCATTGGTACATTGCTGATGTTTTGGGTTTTAATTTGTGCCTGTATGGAAAAGATGATAGATTTTAATTTATTGATAGTTAATTTATCAGTTTATCTTATATTCGACCTCATGCACGGCGGTTTTATTTGTAGTCTATTAACGGTTGAGTTATCCTCTTGGAATGCTATAGCAGCTATACTATAATGATAGTGTAAAAACAATTTTcacgttatctaatcattgaaAGATAGTTACAAGTAATCGTCTAATATAAAATGGAACTAATGACTTAGTGACTAGTTACTTAGGTTGAATTACAATGATACTATAAAAAGTATTTTACTCTATATGTTTGTGTATATAGGTAAATCCTACTCCCTGCATCCAATTTTATGTGACTATTTCACTAGGCAAAATAAAGACTTGAAACGGATATTCTAAAATAGGCCTTGTATGGttataaatatgtaaattaaggTAAACTAAGAAGTTTGAGGTGCATAAAATGTAACCCCCTAAGAtaaactagaaaataaaaaacatgCAAATTAGTTATCACAATGATCCGTTGGAATGACAGATGTAACCAATTAACCATTACTTATGTTGCGTCGGTATCGATTAACACTATCAGGAAAAAAGGCAACAAAATCATGGATTGAATTGATTGAGCAAGAATTGGTTGAGCTACCATAAATCACATTTGCGTAAATGGAAAATTCTAATAGAATCTGTTCTTTTCCAAAAATACCGATAAAATTGGTTGTTATATACACAACTAGACCTAGTTAGACACCCTCATTCACCCACCCCTAGAAACTTATTCTTATTATATTGGTGCCTCCCAAATTTTTTTACTAATTAGCTATGATTCTTCCAAAGAAAACCAATTTATTGTTCTTGATGGTTCTTGTATTATGTGTTGTATCCATGGGTGAAGTGTACAAGGTTGGTGACTCAACTGGATGGACAGATATTGGACACTTTGACTACAAATCTTGGTCTGCCACTAAAAATTTCCGTGTTGGCGATTCCATAGGTaagtacttatatatatatatatatatatatatatatatatatatatatatatatatatatatatattagaatgaATTGTAGCACAAAAGTATTCGAAATCAAAATATAATGAGATTTAGGATCTATGCCTTAACAATATTTacatcatcttttttttttagttagaaCGGAGTAAATAGTAATGGGtagatatgattttttttttcacccaaGAGGTTTAAGCACAAGAGAAAGGATTTATGACATAGATGGATCCCTCTTTTCCCTGTCCTACATCAAGTTTAGGTATACTTATATGAACATGCAAGTGTCTAATATCCGCTAGTCGCTTCAACTTGATTAAGGGTGGTGGGGCTCCTATTCAGATTTTGTCCTAAGCAAAGTCACGAAACTAATATTATTAAGATCTTTTTTTAGCTTTTCACATGTATTACGGTGTTTCATATGAAAACTTATTGTAAAGCATCAGTAATCATAATTTATCAAGGAAAAAGGAGAATCTTATTTACTACTCTTATGCGAAACGTTGGCCTACTTCGTCataacataaatttttttcttaggaaaatattcttctatttagtcatttttaGGGTTCCGTCCTTTTAAACCTTAAAATTACATACTTAATTTTTAAGAGaatgatttaatttatatacgCTGACATTATAAAACTTTTTTACAAGGTTAGAAATTAGTAACATTTATAATTGAGAAATTTACCTATAATTGTGTTATTATTTTTACATCACCAATGCATAGAATTGAAACCCTTAAGGCCTAAGGGATATGTTCCGATTGAATGAAATATCaagatttcttctttttgagaatAATTTCCTATTGGGATAATAAATTAATGCTAAATGTTTTCCttctttaaaaatgaaatttataacCAATTACCAATTGAGATATTTTTGGTCCATGTTCATGTgtaagtatatatttttgcttCCGTGTTACACCATTAATTATCGTTTTCTTTTATGGGACAGTGTTTGAGTACAACAAGCAATTCCACAACGTGGTGAGAGTGACACACAAGAACTTCAATGCATGCAATGCCACAACAACTTATGCCACATTCAACAGTGGCAATGACACTTTTGTGATTAGAAAACCAGGCCACTTCTACTTCATTTCCAGCTTCCCTGGCCATTGTCAAAATGGTCAAAAAGTTGATATCAGGGTCCCTGGCCCCACGAAACAATCGccctctccttctccttctgcTTCTCGTTCGGAGCCAATCACTCCGCCAACAACACGGGCACCTTCACCATCTCCTGCTGCTGGTGATAACAAAAGTGGATCCTCAGagatattattttctttcaagctttGGTTGTCCATGCTTCTAGTAGTAGCAGTCGATATGGTTTAGTTTATTTCCCACGtactatttatttttcaaagacgtttttttttttcgattttaaGTAGGCATGCATGTTATGGTTTGATATCTACATTTCTGCTTGGTAATTCTTAGTGATATTTATAGTTAGATGTTTATAGCTCGTTTTGTGGGATactatgttgttgttttgggCTGTTTCAATTTTAAATGCTATAGCACCGGATCATTTAAGGGCAATCCGCAGGATTGTCCTttgctgggggtggtctttaatttttctccctcaaattggtggtctttaatttttgcccttcgctaaaaattctttgatttcgggttcgaacccttgctcagtcaaaaatttttaaaaaaatttcgcaagttagagtttgaattcgcaagacagagttttgaaaattttgtctGCATGGGAAGAATTTTGcattaaggcagagttttgaggCAAAATGCTGCCTTAAACTCTGCCTCGCGAATCCAAACATCTGCCTTGcgaaaattccttttttttttttttttttttttttgacagagctggggttcgaacctagaacctcggggtattaggcgaagggcaaaaattaaagaccaccccaaatgaagggtaatccgcgcaaaaaaaaaaaatcatttaaaccttgtaaagaaagtgaaagataattacttagagcccgtttggcttagttGATTTAAAATAGCTGATAAGCATTAAGTGTTGATAAGTATTTTTAAGTGCTGAAACTGATAATAAGCTGCTGAAGTGTTTGTCAAAATGAGTGCTGATAAGCATTTTTTCTGTTAAAATGTCTTAAATGCCCTTAAAGTCGTTTACACTAATAAGAACGTTATTTTATAagtttttaaataccaaattaattaaaatacgAAATATTTTATCCtcgttttatttttaatacaaaattaatttgataaaattatttcttataaatataaataattttatgatAAGCTAAATTACAATCATAAGtgttacatctcggaaatttcaaattgttgccttgtgagtaggctaacgtgagcttaaggtgaatatgaaatccttacgggattaaggagagtattaggTAGCTTAAAGTGCGCACCATAAGATTTCAAAGTTATATGAACATATGAGCctaagtttgttgaaggaagtgaaatgcaagacgtgtttggaaaggttttcgcgATACTTGACTTGATACATATTTAGTAATGTCGTGacgggctgctatagggcctattgtatggttaatgaagtattgtataagtgccaagaaggttccacaaggattggagatcaaacgaatcaatgAGAGAAAGTTAAtagtgggttatacgaccgcttatacggtccgtataagggtccgtataacagttaCAGTGAAGGGTCACCACTGGtgatattatacggtcacttatacgaaccatataatattatacggaccgtataagtgtccgtataaatccCGTCGGccagccttttttttttttttttaatataagtgacccttgttatgttatttcatttcccacatttccaaaagtcttgagagctcaaaaaagcccttctccaagcatattccactcaaacccaagagaaaacaaagatcaaatagcaagaattgaagtgttcatgtgttggaaggctcactagggttaatAGACTTCAAGAACAACTTGAGTATTGAAGCGAGGGTTTTCACTCAAGGTGATATCTTGCTCCAAAGCCCATttctatgagataaaaggttagttttcatgttatcaagaatgcttggttgttgaataacttgggtagaagaagaaagtagaaaatgagatccaaatgtagcttttatgatgtttttcgAGAAGTAAGCTAACttaagttatgattcttagtataatatggatataatcttgttatggaaggtaaagcgttgtatgaaaatgtgctaaggttGGGTGTGAAatagttagtataagttgaatatgagaatgaattttgaagacacaatggaatgtgattacttgattatgatattgtggatgttattgtggttgtttgggagttgttttgtaatatggtggaagttgatgaaataggggaaatgctgcctaactttcgtgttacacctcggaaattccggatttgttgccttgtggataaGCTAAtatgagcttaaggtgattatgaaatccttatgagattaagggaagCATTATATAGCTTAAAGTGcgcaccataagattttgaaatcatacgaatatgtgaaatttagtttgttgaaggaagtgaaatgtaagttgtgttcggaaaggttttcgctataattgagctaatatttagtCCGTCGCTAAACAACCAAAATCCATCGCTAAAGCTATTTAGCGATAGGTTAGCGACGAATTTTGATCGGTCGCTAAAACGCTCGTAGCTAACCCTTTAGCGACGAAATTTTGATATCCGTCGCTAAGTATAGCGACGGATTGGCGACGTAATAATTCAGTTGCTACCTTTAGCGATGAATATTTCTGTTGCTAATACATATAAAAATCCGTCGCTAGGTTGCTTGTTTATTTCGTCGTTGCGGAATGTTAGCTACGGAGTTCGCAAtttgtaaaatattatttctaattttatatttattaaacaTTTAGCAACGAAATAATCGTGCCGCTTATATTTATTATAGATATTATTCAAAATCCCAGTAGAACATATTAAATGAAGAGTAGAAATATTTAATAAGCATCACAAGAAACTAATTTCATATAAATAGTATCGTAGATCCAAAAATACAGAAATCCTAAAGCTTTAAAGACGTCCGTAGTTATTCTTCAACTAATATAATAGAGTTTGAAAGACAAAGCTAACTAATGGTGCTTGAGAGTGATGCCATAATCGTGTTTCCCCCAAGGCCATAAACTCTTCTCTCCATCTCTCCTCCCACGGACTCGTAATATATCCGAGTTGCAACATCCATCTAATCCTACTGTCATTCTTGCTGTAATCAATGCTGCTCTAACAATTCTTGAGGTATCCTGTAAATAGAAGTAAATGAAAACATTAAAAACTTTTGTACATTCAATTTATCCGACAAATGAATATGAATGTCATCTATAAGGTCAATAATATCATTTGGTATGTCAACAGAGCCTCATGATCTCGATGATCATTTTGACCAGAAGAAGAAATGATTAAGTTAATCTTCAGGATATATATGTTCTTAATTTCATCCTTCTATTCTCAGATGTATATTTAGATCTTTGACCTTTcatacaaataattttatcatgTATCATTCAGATTCAATATTTTGTACATTCTGAGgtgaaagagaaaaacaagTTATGGTTAGGACTTAGTTAACTGATCTTATTTTGTGTAgacaattttaataataatttgttttcttaattatcttagtattttttttatttttttttggatgacaTGGGAActcgcagccgctacccttcggatGCGcgtaaacccagctcctgtgcaatagctcgcaaactacacaggagagataacccgcactaggcaagccctgtgcgacgagctcgacccagaaggcaaatcccctgctgttGTAGGCAGGGGGTTTATTGAAGTCTCTGAACCAATTTTATCAATGCCTGGGGATACAACTATTCCATTAAAGTATCAGTTCTTGAATAGatatttgaaaatgaagaatggTGCCATATATAATTATAATGAAAGAGTATGAATACTTGGGCTTTTCCTTTCAGTTTTTCATCTAAAAGAGCTATAAAACTTGCTATTAAAAGGAATTGTCACTCGACAAACATGTGATAGGTACAACATGCTGGGAAAAAATGGGTGCCATCAAGCAGGTAACTGACCAGTTTCTATTGCGATTTGAAAATGTTACACAAGGATACTGTTACTGATGCGTTTGTGGGGAGACAATATTCCAGACGAAAGAATTAATAGGACAGATAATGATTAATGTTTTCTGAATTATTTTGTTAGTCAAATAAAACTTCCCTGCGTGGATTAGGATTCTTGTTATTTCGGTTTATAGGACTTTTGCTATTCTAAGTTGGTTAGGACTCTTGCTACCGTAACCTCTATTTAAGAGAGTTGACgttattaataaaatagatTGGATTTTATCTAGTTACAAAGAGTTGGAACTTTCTCAAACAAGTTCCCCGATTCGCAATTCCCCGAATGAATTGCAAAAATTCAAGAATCATAGCAAGTCAAGGAACAAGAACNNNNNNNNNNNNNNNNNNNNNNNNNNNNNNNNNNNNNNNNNNNNNNNNNNNNNNNNNNNNNNNNNNNNNNNNNNNNNNNNNNNNNNNNNNNNNNNNNNNNTATCCAGCCCCAGGGGCCCAAACCCCTTTACCCCGAATTTGGTAATAAATTTGAATTTGGGGGGTTGATAGGGagaactttaatctattttgggtttatagaaaataattatagatttgtgTGTCATAGCACGTGTATATGAACATATGCGTTTGTTGATTCGAATCAAGATACAAATGTTTATGATTAAGCCAACTATATCGGGAAGAATAAGCATAAAATGCCACCGATCCGACTCAAAGGAAagagagcttcaatatataatttctattacaatgtttCGATCTTCAAAAAAGCCTAACCCTTAAAAGTGAGAAA
This portion of the Lycium ferocissimum isolate CSIRO_LF1 chromosome 1, AGI_CSIRO_Lferr_CH_V1, whole genome shotgun sequence genome encodes:
- the LOC132029373 gene encoding mavicyanin-like, yielding MILPKKTNLLFLMVLVLCVVSMGEVYKVGDSTGWTDIGHFDYKSWSATKNFRVGDSIVFEYNKQFHNVVRVTHKNFNACNATTTYATFNSGNDTFVIRKPGHFYFISSFPGHCQNGQKVDIRVPGPTKQSPSPSPSASRSEPITPPTTRAPSPSPAAGDNKSGSSEILFSFKLWLSMLLVVAVDMV
- the LOC132029362 gene encoding chemocyanin-like — encoded protein: MVFLKEAMFFLSTTLVLSFFTATLGGAAVYKVGDADGWTLGGGANVDYHTWASSKNFRVGDILVFEYNKTQNNVLRVSLPDYHSCNAGNPITSYSSGNDSISIIGPGHYYYICGFPGHCQAGQKLDVRVLKVSKPTDTPSGSPSPIPSPSSSSSPSPGPEAASSTTSGHVIAPSPATKSSASSLFLNNELGFCFTLFMIVIGAGYLL